A genome region from Erigeron canadensis isolate Cc75 chromosome 3, C_canadensis_v1, whole genome shotgun sequence includes the following:
- the LOC122591810 gene encoding uncharacterized protein LOC122591810 — MSWGWRKILQIRPLIRRFMWYKVGDRNSVSAWYDNWCTHSPLAEHLTTRMISRAGYNSSTKVADLISNGSWTWPRSRNNKFPNASIPSIDSNVRDVVFWRDKNAVDHHYSVGIVWEDIRVREPKVPWCHVVWFNHNIPKHAFLLWLVIKGKLKTQDQLRSWEINGVSQYEPVCSLCKMERLAKGSKESSNPTTTYILGFDIGESNFSKWYPFYG, encoded by the exons ATGTCATGGGGATGGAGGAAAATACTTCAGATTCGCCCTTTGATAAGAAGGTTTATGTGGTATAAAGTGGGAGATAGGAATTCAGTGTCGGCTTGGTATGACAATTGGTGTACGCATAGTCCTTTAGCAGAGCATTTAACTACCAGAATGATTTCTCGAGCTGGTTACAATTCGTCTACTAAAGTTGCTGATCTGATCTCTAATGGCTCGTGGACTTGGCCTAGAAGCCGGAATAACAAATTTCCTAATGCAAGCATACCAAGTATTGATTCTAATGTTAGGGATGTCGTATTTTGGAGAGATAAAAATGCCGTTGATCATCATTATTCAGTTGGAATTGTTTGGGAGGATATTCGTGTTAGGGAGCCAAAGGTGCCTTGGTGTCATGTGGTCTGGTTTAACCATAATATTCCAAAGCATGCATTTCTTCTTTGGCTCGTTATTAAGGGCAAACTGAAAACTCAGGATCAACTAAGATCATGGGAGATAAATGGAGTTTCTCAATATGAGCCTGTTTGTTCACTATGCAAGATGGAAC GTTTGGCTAAAGGTTCAAAGGAAAGCAGTAATCCAACAACTACCTATATATTGGGATTTGATATTGGCGAGTCAAATTTTAGCAAGTGGTACCCGTTCTATGGATAG
- the LOC122594254 gene encoding NAC domain-containing protein 104-like: MGDNKNNVNLPPGFRFRPTDEELIVHFLQRKASLLPYHPDIIPDLGLYPYDPWDLDGKAMVEGKKWYYFSRKSQNRVTANGYWKSCGGDEQITCSSSNGSNNKRIGVKKYYVFHVGEAPEGGMKTNWTMQEYRISDTSANNSSARSRRRDNNNNNSKLDWVICRVYEQNYDDEDDDGMELSCLDEVFLSLDDFDDISYPN; encoded by the exons ATGGGTGACAACAAGAATAATGTGAACCTCCCACCCGGATTTCGATTCCGTCCGACCGATGAAGAGCTCATCGTCCATTTCCTACAACGTAAAGCTTCTCTTTTGCCTTACCACCCTGACATCATCCCGGATCTTGGTCTTTATCCTTATGATCCATGGGACTTAGATG GCAAAGCGATGGTAGAAGGGAAAAAATGGTATTATTTCAGCCGAAAGTCGCAAAATCGAGTAACTGCGAACGGGTATTGGAAATCATGTGGCGGAGATGAACAAATAACGTGTTCATCATCAAATGGTAGCAATAATAAAAGAATTGGTgtgaaaaaatattatgtgtttCATGTTGGGGAAGCTCCAGAAGGAGGTATGAAAACTAATTGGACAATGCAGGAATATCGGATTTCTGATACTAGTGCCAATAATTCCTCTGCTAGATCAAGAAGAAgagacaacaacaacaacaactctaAACTT GATTGGGTTATATGCCGTGTGTATGAGCAAAACTACGATGACGAAGATGATGACGGGATGGAGCTTTCTTGTTTAGATGAAGTTTTCTTGTCATTAgatgattttgatgatattaGTTATCCAAActag
- the LOC122591811 gene encoding uncharacterized protein LOC122591811: MYEDTGSSTDTRRYIDRDRVEPHDRLMRDYFVEDSKFDGPFFRHRFRMSKMLFLKIVNDSEARFEYFQVRYDGRGKRSFTALQKCTSAIKQLYTGEPPDAYDEYLCIAERTSRESLEYFCDVVIALYKPEFLRKPTSHDVALITQAHEERHLISGMLGSLDCTHIE; the protein is encoded by the coding sequence ATGTACGAAGACACCGGAAGCTCTACCGACACACGTAGGTACATCGATCGAGATCGGGTAGAACCGCACGATAGACTAATGCGCGACTACTTTGTTGAAGACTCAAAATTCGACGGGCCATTTTTCCGTCATCGTTTTCGCATGAGCAAAAtgttgtttttgaagattgttaATGATAGTGAAGCTAGGTTCGAGTACTTTCAAGTACGATATGATGGCCGGGGGAAAAGAAGCTTCACGGCTCTACAAAAATGCACATCGGCGATCAAACAATTGTACACGGGTGAACCTCCAGACGCGTATGATGAGTATTTGTGCATTGCGGAAAGAACATCACGTGAGAGCCTCGAGTATTTTTGTGATGTGGTCATTGCTTTATACAAACCGGAGTTTTTACGTAAGCCGACATCTCACGATGTTGCTCTCATCACACAAGCGCATGAAGAAAGACACCTCATTTCAGGAATGCTTggtagtcttgattgtacacacatCGAATGA
- the LOC122591812 gene encoding uncharacterized protein LOC122591812 translates to MIECVASYDLWIWHSFFGPAGSNNDVNFLNQSPLFYSELNGSAPDSSFSVNGRNYKCGYYLTDGIYPRWSMFVKSYPHPVEEDEKEFKRLQEAARKDVERAFGVLKEKWKILERPFRFMTKEKIGKIVTTCTILHNMIIKDDGRAISPVRIMDSPALIVYDRNVLRELHDEEVHHRLRYDLTAHVSGLDLAYLDDPAAQPTPIEALI, encoded by the coding sequence ATGATTGAGTGTGTTGCTTCTTAcgacttgtggatttggcattcgTTTTTTGGTCCTGCTGGATCAAACAACGATGTCAACTTTTTGAATCAGTCGCCATTGTTTTATTCAGAACTTAATGGATCCGCACCAGACAGTTCATTTAGCGTAAATGGACGAAATTACAAGTGTGGATATTACCTTACCGATGGAATATATCCTAGGTGGTCTATGTTTGTTAAGTCATATCCGCATCCAGTCGAAGAGGATGAAAAGGAGTTCAAAAGACTCCAAGAGGCGGCAAGAAAGGATGTTGAGCGGGCTTTTGGTGTTCTCAAAGAGAAATGGAAGATTTTGGAGCGTCCCTTCCGATTCATGACAAAGGAGAAGATTGGGAAAATCGTCACCACATGTACTATATTGCACAACATGATAATAAAAGACGATGGGAGGGCAATATCACCGGTTCGTATTATGGATTCACCTGCCCTTATTGTTTATGACCGGAACGTGCTGAGGGAGTTACATGACGAAGAAGTCCATCATCGCCTCCGGTATGATCTGACAGCGCACGTATCGGGTTTGGACTTAGCATACCTTGACGACCCAGCGGCGCAGCCAACACCGATCGAGGCATTGATTTAG
- the LOC122591173 gene encoding putative F-box protein At1g32420, translating into MSDNIPPFEIQAEILKRVSDVKSLLQFRSVSKSWKSVIDNPRFIAGYHRNQPPRHHIFLWYHVQILDTFVSMIDNDDDNSHSFAQHKVPLPIPSSFQSHGVDSFIVIGSSSKGLICFYEHIYRDRVVLWNPTIRKSVTIDVPKASYEYTMGFGVSPESDDPKLVKIQRFGNALDDLKPRQAELYSLSTGEWRTLSEDLPRSSVAFYNHDGHAAIGNFICWLAHEKAMKREMIISFDMTSEKFMEIYIPDSVTKDAYNELCLFKIQESLAVAVIQNDRVVYQVWMMEGTMDIL; encoded by the exons ATGTCAGACAATATACCACCATTTGAAATCCAAGCGGAAATCTTAAAAAGGGTTTCAGATGTGAAATCATTGCTTCAATTTAGGTCCGTATCGAAATCATGGAAGTCTGTCATCGACAACCCCCGATTTATCGCCGGGTATCACAGAAACCAGCCACCACGTCATCATATATTCTTATGGTACCATGTTCAGATTCTTGACACTTTTGTATCTATGATAGATAACGATGATGACAATAGTCATAGTTTCGCCCAACACAAGGTTCCCCTTCCTATTCCCAGTTCTTTTCAATCACATGGCGTTGACTCTTTCATAGTTATCGGTAGCAGCTCTAAAGGCTTGATCTGCTTTTATGAGCACATTTATAGAGATAGAGTTGTTCTGTGGAATCCTACAATACGAAAATCTGTTACTATTGATGTGCCTAAAGCATCTTATGAATATACGATGGGTTTTGGGGTCAGTCCCGAGTCTGATGACCCTAAGCTCGTCAAGATTCAGAGATTTGGTAATGCGTTGGATGATCTGAAACCTAGGCAAGCCGAGCTTTATAGTTTAAGCACGGGTGAGTGGAGGACATTGTCGGAAGATTTGCCTCGTTCATCAGTTGCATTCTATAATCATGATGGGCACGCAGCTATAGGTAATTTCATTTGTTGGCTAGCTCATGAGAAAGCTATGAAACGAGAGATGATTATTTCATTTGATATGACAAGTGAAAAGTTTATGGAAATATACATCCCGGATAGTGTGACAAAGGATGCATACAATGAATTGTGTTTATTTAAGATACAGGAGTCTCTCGCTGTGGCTGTGATACAAAATGATCGTGTGGTTTATCAAGTATGGATGATGGAAG GAACAATGGACATCCTATAA